A single Pygocentrus nattereri isolate fPygNat1 chromosome 28, fPygNat1.pri, whole genome shotgun sequence DNA region contains:
- the nudt12 gene encoding peroxisomal NADH pyrophosphatase NUDT12, whose product MTSAQMTANDEMVQQFLDNASRGDIVRVSAMISHSSHLLNESGKQGWTALMLAARNGHFDVVKLLLSKGSDKDLMNKSGQTAHDIAKFWGHKHIASLLVSGGDSSLNELLPHKGAVDHENYFNREYLDRRSDKRTDSGWLAAKQISPKTVFLLFHHLEPLVTSGPEEVNNSKPKLKLCRLRRDSVDELIEKSDTVLIFLGVEKQERSPSTPLSEEEDGLIAWFALNTQDNPTESLKSTDSNRFFLKGPMPGLLLLNEDEAGVIAQARSVLAWHSRYSFCPTCGGQTKVDEGGYKRTCLSEGCRSLQGIHSTCYPRVDPVVIMLVIHPDGNQCLLGRKKTFPPGMFSCLAGFIEPGETIENAVRREVLEESGVTVGPVQYVSCQPWPMPSSLMIGCLSVAVSTDIKVDKNEIEEARWFTRQQVVDAIAKSDQAVFTMPPRQAIAHYLVKHWVGINSNL is encoded by the exons ATGACAAGTGCTCAGATGACAGCTAATGATGAGATGGTTCAGCAGTTCTTGGATAATGCATCCAGAGGTGACATAGTGAGAGTTTCTGCTATGATTTCTCACTCCAGTCATCTACTCAATGAAAGTGGGAAACAAGGCTGGACAGCCTTAATGTTAGCTGCAAGAAATGGACACTTTGATGTAGTAAAATTATTACTTTCAAAGGg GAGTGATAAAGATCTGATGAACAAGTCAGGCCAAACTGCTCATGATATAGCAAAATTTTGGGGTCACAAACACATTGCCAGTTTGTTGGTTAGTGGTGGGGACAGCAGCCTTAATGAACTTCTACCTCACAAAGGAGCTGTGGATCATGAGAATTACTTCAATAGAGAGTATCTTGACAGAAGGAGTGATAAAAGGACAGACTCAGGGTGGCTTGCAGCTAAACAGATCTCCCCAAAGACTGTGTTCCTTCTGTTTCATCATTTGGAGCCTCTTGTTACATCAGGGCCAGAAGAAGTGAACAATAGTAAGCCTAAGTTAAAATTGTGCAGGCTCAGAAGAGACTCTGTGGATGAACTAATCGAAAAGAGTGACACAGTACTTATTTTTCTGGGAGTTGAGAAGCAAGAACGTTCACCTTCTACACCGCTATCAGAAGAGGAGGATGGACTTATTGCATGGTTTGCTCTGAATACCCAGGACAATCCCACAGAAAGCCTCAAGTCCACAGATTCAAACAGATTCTTCCTTAAGGGGCCAATGCCAGGACTTTTATTACTAAATGAAGATGAAGCAG GTGTAATTGCACAGGCCAGATCTGTTCTTGCATGGCACAGCCGGTACAGTTTTTGTCCAACATGTGGAGGCCAGACCAAAGTGGATGAAGGAGGTTACAAGAGAACCTGCTTGTCAGAGGGCTGCAGGAGTCTTCAGGGAATCCACAGTACATGTTATCCTAGAGTTG ATCCTGTTGTGATCATGCTCGTCATTCACCCAGATGGGAATCAGTGCTTACTAGGGAGAAAGAAGACTTTTCCTCCAGGGATGTTCTCCTGCCTTGCTGGATTCATTGAACCAG GTGAGACCATTGAGAATGCAGTTAGAAGAGAGGTTCTGGAAGAGAGTGGTGTTACTGTCGGCCCTGTTCAGTATGTATCCTGTCAGCCTTGGCCGATGCCCTCCTCACTAATGATTGGCTGCTTGTCAGTAGCAGTGTCTACAGACATCAAGGttgataaaaatgaaattgaagAGGCTCGCTGG
- the LOC108441999 gene encoding GRAM domain-containing protein 2B, translating into MEKPFICDDSVLTNNADRPTCSVSPSQQTAHVSQCHDAENGAEERSRTMIKLDAALSMDAESEVLGRRRKPTLIRSKTFDPSLLTHVQSDTESKSERKKHHSYHFPRTNSQYHKIFKDISENEQLKQSYTCALQKDILYQGRLFVSDNWICFYSKVFGKDTKIAIPVSSVTIIKKTKTAILVPNALVIATAQERYVFVSFLSRDTTYKVLMSVCLHMDDKCLGSPIPSPTDSSYRVTPSALPMDFSADLSDLDGPVVQRRQEMGDSSSSDSPDSPEYEKIPEYPKRSQVFLNVVKQDNASDSHPQQAKQEQKVHDVKSLRPNSLKVLLMVYFFLVCVLVLSSCYMAFKIISLEHKLTSLGSMTEFSHNGFRDEYPRLYPEDTAEIFSVLSMNLVKLEKIQRNLQKLLEET; encoded by the exons ATGGAGAAACCTTTTATCTGCGATGACTCTGTCCTCACGAACAATGCAGACAGGCCAACGTGTTCTGTTTCACCTAGTCAACAGACGGCACATGTTTCCCAATG cCATGATGCTGAAAATGGGGCAGAGGAGAGATCAAGAACAATGATAAAGTTGGATGCAGCATTATCAATGGACGCCGAATCTGAAGTGTTGGGAAGGAGAAGAAAGCCAACACTAATTAG GTCCAAAACATTTGACCCTTCACTACTGACACATGTCCAAAGTGACACAGAGTCAAAGTCTGAAAGGAAGAAGCACCACTCTTATCAC TTTCCTCGGACGAATTCCCAATATCACAAAATTTTCAAAGATATCAGTGAGAATGAGCAGTTGAAACAAA GTTACACATGTGCCTTGCAGAAAGACATTCTGTACCAAGGAAGGCTTTTTGTGTCTGATAACTGGATCTGTTTTTATTCTAAAGTCTTCGGCAAAGACACTAAG ATCGCCATCCCAGTTTCATCTGTAACaattataaagaaaacaaaaactgcCATCTTAGTGCCGAATGCACTGGTTATCGCCACAGCACAAGAGAGG TATGTCTTTGTGTCATTCCTGTCCCGAGACACCACGTACAAGGTTTTGATGTCAGTTTGCTTACATATGGAT GACAAGTGTCTGGGAAGCCCAATCCCCTCCCCAACAGACAGCAGCTACAGAGTGACTCCTTCTGCGCTTCCTATG GATTTCTCAGCAGATCTGTCTGATCTGGATGGCCCAGTAGTTCAGAGGAGACAAGAAATGGGGGACAGCAGTAGCTCAGACTCTCCAGATTCACCAGAGTATGAGAAAATCCCAG AGTACCCAAAACGTTCTCAAGTTTTTCTGAACGTGGTGAAGCAAGACAACGCCTCAGACTCTCACCCACAGCAAGCAA AACAAGAACAGAAAGTGCATGATGTAAAATCACTGAGACCGAATTCACTTAAAGTTCTGCTGATGGTCTACTTTTTTCT AGTCTGTGTTTTAGTCTTGTCTTCGTGTTACATGGCTTTCAAGATAATATCTCTGGAACACAAGCTAACGTCTCTGGGTTCCATGACGGAATTTTCTCACAATGG TTTCAGAGATGAGTATCCCAGACTATACCCTGAGGATACTGCTGAGATCTTCTCTGTTCTATCAATGAACCTGGTGAAGCTGGAAAAG ATTCAGAGAAACCTTCAGAAACTACTGGAGGAAACCTAA